Within the Flavobacterium sp. 9R genome, the region ATTCTTTTACCTTTTTTACTGTGGGTAAAATTATAGGGTTTTCTATTTTATTCCGATTTTTCAAAGCTGACTTCAGTTTATAATCAGTTATTATGAATGCTTTTTATATAAGAGAAGACTTGTTTTAATAGATGAATTTGAGTTTTTGCTCGAACCAAGTTATGTTCTTCATAAGTGGTAGCATAATACGAATCGTTATCTAAATAGTCTGACAGAAAACGACAAGCTTGTTCAAAAAGTAATAAAGGAAGACTGAGAGGGAGCGATTCTAATTCTTTTGTAGTCATAAATGAATGTGCTTCTTTCGTATATCCTTTTATAAACGATTCGTAAATATTGGCATCAAAATTTACTTTGGTCAAATCCTTTTCTTCCTCTGTGGCGGTATTTGTTCCTGACCTTAAGGCATCGCCAACGTCATGAAGAAGGCTACCTGGCATAATCGTATCTAAATCAATTATGCAGATGATATTGCCTTTTGCATCAAAGAGCATGTTGCTTATTTTGGTATCATTATGCACAACACGCAAAGGAATTTTTCCTTCTTGAATAGCTAAAGCCACCGAAGCTACTTTTGCATAAAAATAGTTGAGTTGTTCTATTTCCTCACTGGCATTTTGCAAACGCTCTTTTGAAGCACTAATGAGCTTGCTCTTAAAATCGGTATATCGTTTGGGAGTGTTATGAAAATCGGGGAGGGTATATTCTAATTGTTCAATTGGAAAATCAAGCAGTATTTTATGAAATTGCGCTAAATGAATACCTGCTTTTTCCGCCATAGCAGGCGACTCAATTTTTTCTTTTACAAATGAGGGAATGTAAACCGACATTTGCCAGATATCTTCACCGAGTTTACTATACAATAACCCTTCTTTAGTAGCAAGAAATGTAACAGTGGGGAAGCCAATTTCACTTAAAAATTGAGTTGTTTTTGTTTTATTGTTCAACAATGAATTGATGTTAGGAAAGACCTTTTGATTCATTTTTTGTAAAACAAAAATCCCCTTGTTGGTTGCAATTTTATAGGTACTATTAATCAAACCACTTTGAAGAGTCACAATATCAGTAATGCTTACTGCTCCTAAAAATTCAGATACGACTTTTGTTACTAGTGTTTCCATAATGGGTTGCTGTAAACTCCTAAGTTATG harbors:
- a CDS encoding phosphotransferase enzyme family protein produces the protein METLVTKVVSEFLGAVSITDIVTLQSGLINSTYKIATNKGIFVLQKMNQKVFPNINSLLNNKTKTTQFLSEIGFPTVTFLATKEGLLYSKLGEDIWQMSVYIPSFVKEKIESPAMAEKAGIHLAQFHKILLDFPIEQLEYTLPDFHNTPKRYTDFKSKLISASKERLQNASEEIEQLNYFYAKVASVALAIQEGKIPLRVVHNDTKISNMLFDAKGNIICIIDLDTIMPGSLLHDVGDALRSGTNTATEEEKDLTKVNFDANIYESFIKGYTKEAHSFMTTKELESLPLSLPLLLFEQACRFLSDYLDNDSYYATTYEEHNLVRAKTQIHLLKQVFSYIKSIHNN